A genomic stretch from Gemmatimonadaceae bacterium includes:
- a CDS encoding DUF4382 domain-containing protein, with protein MKNTLRILSVLAGAGLGATACGESGGLPLLTGTAQLTVQLTDKPFPFSEVKRVDIFVERVDAKPAETPASEAEDPSATSGWTTLVTPNTLINLLDLTNGKTANLGVATLPAGTYRSFRMVIDTDKSSITLNNDTKPDVKWPAAGINGIKIILDEPVVVASPSNLLIDFDVGRSFVLRGNSISQNGLIFKRVLRGTSQQSTGSVAGSVRAETAAGAGVAGATVEVLKNGTALTDTNDNNVVRTGMTDGSGNFTLAFLPPGTYVVRATPPDASGYKPALLTDGLTVTAGTAVTGKTIVVTK; from the coding sequence ATGAAAAACACACTCAGAATACTGTCGGTCCTGGCCGGCGCGGGCTTGGGCGCCACGGCGTGCGGCGAATCCGGGGGCTTACCGCTCCTGACCGGGACTGCGCAGCTCACCGTGCAATTGACGGACAAGCCTTTCCCGTTCAGCGAAGTAAAGCGCGTCGACATCTTTGTCGAGAGGGTAGATGCCAAGCCAGCCGAGACGCCCGCTTCGGAGGCTGAGGATCCGTCCGCGACGTCAGGGTGGACGACACTCGTGACACCCAACACGTTGATCAATCTGCTCGATCTCACCAACGGCAAAACGGCCAATCTCGGCGTCGCGACATTGCCGGCGGGGACGTACCGCAGCTTCCGGATGGTAATCGACACCGACAAGTCGAGCATCACGCTCAACAATGACACGAAGCCCGACGTGAAATGGCCCGCAGCAGGCATCAATGGAATCAAGATCATACTCGATGAACCGGTCGTAGTGGCCAGCCCGTCGAACCTGCTGATTGATTTCGACGTCGGCCGCAGCTTCGTGTTGCGCGGTAATTCGATATCCCAGAACGGTCTGATCTTCAAGCGAGTGCTCCGTGGGACGTCGCAGCAGAGCACGGGCAGCGTGGCGGGAAGCGTCCGCGCAGAGACCGCGGCCGGTGCGGGAGTGGCGGGTGCAACGGTTGAGGTGTTGAAGAACGGGACGGCCCTCACAGACACCAACGACAACAATGTTGTGCGCACCGGCATGACTGACGGCAGCGGCAACTTCACGCTCGCCTTTCTGCCGCCGGGCACTTATGTCGTCCGGGCGACTCCGCCCGACGCCTCGGGCTACAAGCCTGCTCTATTGACGGATGGACTGACAGTCACTGCCGGCACCGCGGTCACGGGTAAGACTATCGTAGTCACAAAATAG
- a CDS encoding diacylglycerol kinase family protein: protein MPIVIRRVLLIVNPASRRGSRARAKAERAFAEAGVRCDTRATESPGHGAILAAEHGSAYDAVFTLGGDGTAIEIVSALAHTGPPVGILPGGTGNVIARTLGTPLKLGKAVRALLDADEARIDLGRLSNGQRFAIGMGVGLDAAMIADAPAPLKRRFGFFAYVVSATRAVLRMKKFRVRLTVDGEIVERQASAVLIANFGAVLNNLISFGDGIRRDDGFLNACIYSPNNLRDAARILWKMSRKNFSPDRCVSYHVGKEFRLETIPPQLGQADGELLGNSPFEVTVEPMAGRVLVPRR, encoded by the coding sequence ATGCCGATTGTAATCCGCCGAGTGCTTTTGATAGTGAATCCTGCGTCGCGGCGAGGCTCCCGCGCGAGGGCGAAGGCGGAGCGCGCGTTCGCAGAGGCGGGGGTGCGATGCGACACGCGCGCGACTGAATCGCCCGGCCATGGAGCGATCCTTGCCGCCGAGCACGGCTCAGCGTACGACGCCGTGTTTACGCTTGGGGGAGACGGCACCGCAATCGAGATAGTGAGCGCGCTCGCGCACACCGGTCCACCCGTTGGGATTCTCCCGGGCGGAACCGGAAATGTCATCGCGCGAACCCTGGGCACGCCGTTGAAACTAGGGAAGGCCGTGCGGGCGCTTCTCGACGCCGACGAGGCGCGGATCGATCTTGGCCGACTATCTAACGGACAGAGATTCGCGATAGGAATGGGCGTGGGGCTCGACGCGGCCATGATTGCCGACGCACCGGCGCCGCTCAAGCGGAGGTTCGGATTCTTTGCGTATGTCGTGAGCGCGACTCGCGCAGTGCTGCGAATGAAAAAATTCCGTGTGCGCCTCACCGTGGACGGCGAGATCGTCGAGCGCCAGGCCTCGGCCGTGCTGATTGCAAACTTCGGGGCGGTCCTGAACAACCTCATCTCGTTTGGCGACGGCATCAGACGCGACGACGGATTTCTCAACGCCTGCATTTACTCACCGAACAATCTGAGGGATGCGGCGCGCATACTATGGAAGATGTCGCGCAAGAACTTTTCGCCGGATCGGTGCGTCAGCTACCATGTTGGAAAGGAATTCCGGCTGGAGACAATTCCCCCGCAACTGGGGCAGGCCGATGGCGAGCTGCTGGGGAATTCGCCGTTCGAGGTGACCGTCGAGCCCATGGCGGGACGGGTGTTGGTGCCCCGTCGCTGA
- a CDS encoding carboxypeptidase-like regulatory domain-containing protein, whose product MARITIPLDASGIEGLDPKRQIKVLLASGGKPLASETVTLDKKASAQVSFDVKENARGLRVFVGPYDATDDELLGLQTIAVDVPLRRWLGRDELVIPTIRITPYYWFWWLRWCRAFTIHGRVLCPDGNAVPGAVVCAYDVDAWWWWWSRQLVGCATTDASGSFTLTFKWCCGWWPWWWWRLRRWYVEPTLAGHILGALQREPRFPKIPLSDPQPDLALFEKLIGDQPVLRSAGRSIVAASEKRSAVGNVAAVAAERVVSRARQAVASVDPARLEGLRERLLARLPNIPALQSIHLWPWWPWQPWWDCTPDIVFRATQTCGGQSRVIVDEGWFSARWNIPQMFNVTLTASDDACCVATNGCLEGECLSLAKVCNVDEDEVGGNPGADPAPVGYAFPNVISNGGDAPFGGVVDIRGTVQCLSGIDYYEIEFTTDSGGTWQVVPPEALGTFVREYWDFTLATDVDVPFSAQVPIGGHHVYETIEHYEATHTPADWGGSKVWLGTNIDMVFPWVTEPAFGDGTYGLQVVGYDEAGGVLSNRRVLPVCDTQTPAGIIVTIDNQSTFPAPGPADNPCGPGTTHTCTNEPMTDILDARIVHTGGGGSEVIGPCGDVKIKPGDTLEVDFVAYDAQGHLASYSLEATFGENLSRDLIGLGGVMTPLLGGPVPAATQVGPDYATARMLPQNATAPTWTGGAIRLSISADVAFQESCCYQLELRAYKRTIVNCSANNAHRNLSERSFQVSV is encoded by the coding sequence ATGGCGCGCATCACAATTCCTCTCGATGCATCGGGCATAGAGGGTCTCGACCCAAAACGACAGATCAAGGTCCTCCTCGCTTCGGGCGGCAAGCCGCTCGCTTCCGAAACCGTCACGCTCGACAAGAAGGCGTCGGCGCAAGTCTCGTTCGACGTCAAGGAAAACGCCCGCGGTCTCCGCGTGTTTGTGGGGCCGTACGACGCAACCGACGATGAACTCCTCGGCCTGCAGACGATCGCGGTTGATGTCCCTCTCCGCCGATGGTTGGGGAGGGACGAGCTCGTCATTCCCACCATCCGCATCACCCCATACTATTGGTTCTGGTGGCTGCGATGGTGCAGGGCCTTCACGATCCACGGACGCGTGCTCTGTCCCGACGGCAACGCTGTTCCCGGGGCCGTCGTCTGTGCGTACGACGTGGACGCGTGGTGGTGGTGGTGGAGCCGGCAGCTGGTGGGCTGCGCCACGACTGACGCGAGCGGTTCGTTCACCCTGACATTCAAATGGTGCTGCGGGTGGTGGCCATGGTGGTGGTGGCGGCTCCGCCGATGGTACGTCGAACCGACGCTCGCTGGACACATTCTCGGCGCCCTGCAGCGGGAGCCGCGCTTCCCGAAGATACCGCTTTCCGATCCGCAGCCCGATCTCGCTCTATTCGAAAAACTGATCGGTGACCAACCTGTCCTTCGGTCGGCGGGGCGGTCTATCGTGGCCGCGTCGGAAAAACGCTCCGCTGTCGGAAACGTCGCCGCAGTCGCTGCGGAGCGCGTCGTGTCACGCGCTCGTCAGGCAGTCGCCTCGGTGGATCCAGCTCGCCTCGAAGGGTTGCGGGAACGGCTGCTCGCGCGGTTGCCTAACATCCCGGCGCTCCAGTCGATTCACCTCTGGCCATGGTGGCCGTGGCAGCCGTGGTGGGATTGCACCCCCGACATCGTGTTCCGTGCCACGCAGACCTGCGGAGGCCAGTCGCGCGTAATCGTAGACGAGGGGTGGTTCTCGGCCCGCTGGAACATCCCGCAAATGTTCAACGTGACGCTCACCGCGTCCGACGACGCGTGCTGCGTAGCGACGAATGGCTGCCTTGAGGGCGAATGCTTGTCGCTCGCCAAGGTCTGCAACGTCGACGAAGACGAGGTTGGGGGGAATCCGGGTGCCGATCCGGCGCCCGTAGGGTACGCATTCCCGAACGTGATCTCGAACGGAGGCGATGCGCCATTCGGCGGCGTGGTCGACATCCGTGGTACCGTGCAATGCCTCAGCGGCATCGACTACTACGAGATCGAGTTCACGACGGACTCAGGGGGCACCTGGCAGGTAGTACCACCTGAGGCGCTTGGGACGTTCGTACGCGAGTACTGGGATTTCACCCTCGCCACCGATGTCGACGTCCCATTCAGCGCGCAAGTGCCGATCGGTGGACACCACGTCTACGAAACGATCGAGCACTACGAGGCGACGCACACGCCTGCGGACTGGGGTGGCAGCAAGGTGTGGCTCGGAACGAACATCGACATGGTGTTCCCATGGGTCACCGAGCCGGCTTTCGGCGACGGCACCTATGGTCTACAGGTCGTCGGGTATGACGAGGCGGGCGGGGTGCTCTCGAATCGACGGGTCCTCCCGGTGTGCGATACGCAGACGCCGGCCGGCATCATCGTCACCATCGATAACCAGTCGACCTTCCCCGCCCCCGGGCCAGCGGACAATCCGTGCGGCCCAGGCACCACGCATACCTGTACGAACGAACCGATGACCGATATCCTAGACGCTCGCATCGTACACACAGGGGGGGGTGGCTCAGAGGTGATTGGTCCCTGTGGCGACGTCAAGATCAAACCCGGCGACACTCTCGAGGTTGACTTCGTTGCGTACGATGCGCAGGGCCACTTGGCCTCATACAGTCTGGAAGCCACGTTCGGGGAGAACTTGTCACGCGACCTCATCGGCCTGGGTGGCGTGATGACGCCGCTGTTGGGTGGTCCGGTGCCGGCAGCGACACAGGTGGGGCCCGACTATGCGACGGCACGAATGCTTCCGCAGAACGCCACGGCGCCGACGTGGACCGGCGGTGCCATCCGGCTGTCGATCTCGGCCGACGTGGCCTTCCAGGAGAGCTGCTGCTACCAGTTGGAGCTCCGGGCATATAAGCGTACCATCGTAAATTGCAGCGCGAACAACGCGCACCGCAACCTGAGCGAACGGAGCTTCCAGGTGTCCGTGTGA